From Linepithema humile isolate Giens D197 chromosome 8, Lhum_UNIL_v1.0, whole genome shotgun sequence, one genomic window encodes:
- the LOC105677933 gene encoding eukaryotic translation initiation factor 2-alpha kinase 1-like isoform X1, which produces MEQVHRKENLESIDCEKTENMEEENHPWNSLSTVTTFDEGFGNNTISTLCLNNISKTETSGQIAQRCAPSSVLIGSLIQQLCTIFESDKIRRNKLYYAICDKLHESQLIDDSYNMMELDVVRGHYQRALYRLVTIARNVTGSESTLQIPRALVSELSRYHREFRELNFIAGGGFGKVFRALHRLDGTEYAIKKIMVSSKCMETIEQYLNEVKTLAKLNHPNIVPYKAAWIETTFLPLFVSNVPSTNRSSYKSRASNCTQESKSCNSQSIKDSHSNRYSDRQDILFDKENHTIGMYINAEIEQQSEVDSSVRDLIATSFDVNERFDELNSSTNIIGKRINKESTQKDSEETDSDVVSFRNSENNENLDITIEDNTDSPEEDRSSSYEESNGHQELCAYNGGTSNGNGQYITLYIQMALCEQTLEEWMRCRINTTPHAIIRAVLQQILLGIDYIHSQKIVHHDIKPSNIFISTSGQLQIQLGDFGLACPQRKNHHSIIGTHMYAAPEQLQGMCDPKSDVYSVGIVLTELSIPTQTLMELSSIISCLKCGNIETLTKERRKWAQIITQMIQEDPAERPSTNQLLQDLKDDKDMLITELKNTVVGLEKDLHDKNNTIQELEETIALLKEEVKKHRQMPLENTIK; this is translated from the exons ATGGAACAAGTAcacagaaaagaaaatttggaaTCTATCGATTGcgaaaaaacagaaaatatggAGGAGGAGAATCATCCTTGGAACTCTCTATCAACTGTAACAACATTTGACGAAG GATTCGGTAATAACACTATATCAACGCTTTgtctaaataatattagtaaaaCTGAGACCAGTGGACAAATTGCACAACGATGTGCTCCTTCTAGTGTTTTAATAGGATCACTCATACAACAATTGTGTACCATATTTGAGTCTGATAAAATacgcagaaataaattatactatg CTATCTGTGATAAACTGCACGAATCACAATTAATTGATGATTCCTATAATATGATGGAATTGGATGTAGTAAGGGGACATTATCAACGTGCCCTTTACCGTCTTGTCACAATCGCACGCAATGTAACTGGAAGTGAAAGTACATTGCAAATACCCAG AGCCCTAGTGTCGGAATTATCCCGTTATCATCGGGAATTTCgcgaattgaattttattgctGGCGGAGGTTTCGGTAAAGTTTTTAGAGCGTTGCATCGTCTCGATGGTActgaatatgcaataaaaaaaataatggtatCCTCTAAGTGTATGGAGACCATAGAGCAGTATTTAAATGAAGTGAAAACATTGGCTAAATTAAATCATCCCAATATTGTACCTTACAAAGCAGCTTGGATTGAAACGACATTCCTGCCATTATTTGTTTCGAATGTACCGTCCACAAATCGCAGCTCATATAAATCACGTGCGTCAAATTGCACGCAAGAGTCCAAATCGTGCAATTCACAATCTATTAAAGATTCACATAGTAACAGATACAGTGACAGgcaagatatattatttgataaagaaaatcaCACAATCGGTATGTATATCAACGCGGAAATCGAACAGCAAAGTGAGGTGGATAGCAGTGTTCGTGACCTTATAGCCACTAGTTTTGATGTTAATGAAAGATTTGACGAGCTCAATTCATCAACTAATATTATAGGAAAACGAATAAATAAGGAAAGTACACAAAAAGATAGCGAAGAAACTGATTCAGACGTAGTATCTTTTAGAAATagtgaaaataatgaaaatttagatATAACAATTGAAGATAATACTGATTCTCCTGAAGAGGATCGTAGTAGTTCCTATGAAGAGTCCAACGGTCATCAAGAACTATGCGCATATAATGGAGGCACCTCCAATGGG AATGGACAGTACATAACTTTGTACATCCAAATGGCCCTGTGCGAACAAACACTTGAAGAGTGGATGCGCTGTAGAATAAATACAACACCCCATGCAATAATTAGAGCGGTGTTGCAACAAATTCTTCTTGGAATTGATTATATTCACTCTCAAAAAATCGTACATCatgatataaaa ccgagtaatatatttatttcgacaTCTGGTCAACTTCAAATTCAACTAGGCGATTTCGGTTTAGCTTGTCCACAACGAAAAAACCATCACTCTATAATTGGTACTCATATGTATGCAGCACCAGAACAACTGCAGGGAATGTGTGATCCAAAG AGTGATGTCTACAGTGTAGGAATTGTCCTCACGGAGCTTTCAATTCCAACACAAACTCTGATGGAATTGAGTTCTATAATTAGCTGCTTAAAATGTGGTAACATAGAAACTCTTACCAAAGAGCGACGTAAATGG GCACAAATAATCACGCAAATGATACAAGAAGATCCCGCTGAACGGCCATCGACAAATCAACTTCTGCAGGATTTAAAGGATGATAAAGATATGTTAATAActgaattgaaaaatacggTTGTAGGTTTAGAAAAAGATcttcacgataaaaataatacgattcAAGAATTAGAAGAAACAATTGCGTTATTGAAGGAAGAAGTTAAAAAGCATCGCCAAATGCCGTTagaaaatactataaaatag
- the LOC105677933 gene encoding eukaryotic translation initiation factor 2-alpha kinase 1-like isoform X2, producing the protein MEQVHRKENLESIDCEKTENMEEENHPWNSLSTVTTFDEGFGNNTISTLCLNNISKTETSGQIAQRCAPSSVLIGSLIQQLCTIFESDKIRRNKLYYAICDKLHESQLIDDSYNMMELDVVRGHYQRALYRLVTIARNVTGSESTLQIPRALVSELSRYHREFRELNFIAGGGFGKVFRALHRLDGTEYAIKKIMVSSKCMETIEQYLNEVKTLAKLNHPNIVPYKAAWIETTFLPLFVSNVPSTNRSSYKSRASNCTQESKSCNSQSIKDSHSNRYSDRQDILFDKENHTIGKRINKESTQKDSEETDSDVVSFRNSENNENLDITIEDNTDSPEEDRSSSYEESNGHQELCAYNGGTSNGNGQYITLYIQMALCEQTLEEWMRCRINTTPHAIIRAVLQQILLGIDYIHSQKIVHHDIKPSNIFISTSGQLQIQLGDFGLACPQRKNHHSIIGTHMYAAPEQLQGMCDPKSDVYSVGIVLTELSIPTQTLMELSSIISCLKCGNIETLTKERRKWAQIITQMIQEDPAERPSTNQLLQDLKDDKDMLITELKNTVVGLEKDLHDKNNTIQELEETIALLKEEVKKHRQMPLENTIK; encoded by the exons ATGGAACAAGTAcacagaaaagaaaatttggaaTCTATCGATTGcgaaaaaacagaaaatatggAGGAGGAGAATCATCCTTGGAACTCTCTATCAACTGTAACAACATTTGACGAAG GATTCGGTAATAACACTATATCAACGCTTTgtctaaataatattagtaaaaCTGAGACCAGTGGACAAATTGCACAACGATGTGCTCCTTCTAGTGTTTTAATAGGATCACTCATACAACAATTGTGTACCATATTTGAGTCTGATAAAATacgcagaaataaattatactatg CTATCTGTGATAAACTGCACGAATCACAATTAATTGATGATTCCTATAATATGATGGAATTGGATGTAGTAAGGGGACATTATCAACGTGCCCTTTACCGTCTTGTCACAATCGCACGCAATGTAACTGGAAGTGAAAGTACATTGCAAATACCCAG AGCCCTAGTGTCGGAATTATCCCGTTATCATCGGGAATTTCgcgaattgaattttattgctGGCGGAGGTTTCGGTAAAGTTTTTAGAGCGTTGCATCGTCTCGATGGTActgaatatgcaataaaaaaaataatggtatCCTCTAAGTGTATGGAGACCATAGAGCAGTATTTAAATGAAGTGAAAACATTGGCTAAATTAAATCATCCCAATATTGTACCTTACAAAGCAGCTTGGATTGAAACGACATTCCTGCCATTATTTGTTTCGAATGTACCGTCCACAAATCGCAGCTCATATAAATCACGTGCGTCAAATTGCACGCAAGAGTCCAAATCGTGCAATTCACAATCTATTAAAGATTCACATAGTAACAGATACAGTGACAGgcaagatatattatttgataaagaaaatcaCACAATCG GAAAACGAATAAATAAGGAAAGTACACAAAAAGATAGCGAAGAAACTGATTCAGACGTAGTATCTTTTAGAAATagtgaaaataatgaaaatttagatATAACAATTGAAGATAATACTGATTCTCCTGAAGAGGATCGTAGTAGTTCCTATGAAGAGTCCAACGGTCATCAAGAACTATGCGCATATAATGGAGGCACCTCCAATGGG AATGGACAGTACATAACTTTGTACATCCAAATGGCCCTGTGCGAACAAACACTTGAAGAGTGGATGCGCTGTAGAATAAATACAACACCCCATGCAATAATTAGAGCGGTGTTGCAACAAATTCTTCTTGGAATTGATTATATTCACTCTCAAAAAATCGTACATCatgatataaaa ccgagtaatatatttatttcgacaTCTGGTCAACTTCAAATTCAACTAGGCGATTTCGGTTTAGCTTGTCCACAACGAAAAAACCATCACTCTATAATTGGTACTCATATGTATGCAGCACCAGAACAACTGCAGGGAATGTGTGATCCAAAG AGTGATGTCTACAGTGTAGGAATTGTCCTCACGGAGCTTTCAATTCCAACACAAACTCTGATGGAATTGAGTTCTATAATTAGCTGCTTAAAATGTGGTAACATAGAAACTCTTACCAAAGAGCGACGTAAATGG GCACAAATAATCACGCAAATGATACAAGAAGATCCCGCTGAACGGCCATCGACAAATCAACTTCTGCAGGATTTAAAGGATGATAAAGATATGTTAATAActgaattgaaaaatacggTTGTAGGTTTAGAAAAAGATcttcacgataaaaataatacgattcAAGAATTAGAAGAAACAATTGCGTTATTGAAGGAAGAAGTTAAAAAGCATCGCCAAATGCCGTTagaaaatactataaaatag
- the LOC105677933 gene encoding eukaryotic translation initiation factor 2-alpha kinase 1-like isoform X3, translated as MEQVHRKENLESIDCEKTENMEEENHPWNSLSTVTTFDEAICDKLHESQLIDDSYNMMELDVVRGHYQRALYRLVTIARNVTGSESTLQIPRALVSELSRYHREFRELNFIAGGGFGKVFRALHRLDGTEYAIKKIMVSSKCMETIEQYLNEVKTLAKLNHPNIVPYKAAWIETTFLPLFVSNVPSTNRSSYKSRASNCTQESKSCNSQSIKDSHSNRYSDRQDILFDKENHTIGMYINAEIEQQSEVDSSVRDLIATSFDVNERFDELNSSTNIIGKRINKESTQKDSEETDSDVVSFRNSENNENLDITIEDNTDSPEEDRSSSYEESNGHQELCAYNGGTSNGNGQYITLYIQMALCEQTLEEWMRCRINTTPHAIIRAVLQQILLGIDYIHSQKIVHHDIKPSNIFISTSGQLQIQLGDFGLACPQRKNHHSIIGTHMYAAPEQLQGMCDPKSDVYSVGIVLTELSIPTQTLMELSSIISCLKCGNIETLTKERRKWAQIITQMIQEDPAERPSTNQLLQDLKDDKDMLITELKNTVVGLEKDLHDKNNTIQELEETIALLKEEVKKHRQMPLENTIK; from the exons ATGGAACAAGTAcacagaaaagaaaatttggaaTCTATCGATTGcgaaaaaacagaaaatatggAGGAGGAGAATCATCCTTGGAACTCTCTATCAACTGTAACAACATTTGACGAAG CTATCTGTGATAAACTGCACGAATCACAATTAATTGATGATTCCTATAATATGATGGAATTGGATGTAGTAAGGGGACATTATCAACGTGCCCTTTACCGTCTTGTCACAATCGCACGCAATGTAACTGGAAGTGAAAGTACATTGCAAATACCCAG AGCCCTAGTGTCGGAATTATCCCGTTATCATCGGGAATTTCgcgaattgaattttattgctGGCGGAGGTTTCGGTAAAGTTTTTAGAGCGTTGCATCGTCTCGATGGTActgaatatgcaataaaaaaaataatggtatCCTCTAAGTGTATGGAGACCATAGAGCAGTATTTAAATGAAGTGAAAACATTGGCTAAATTAAATCATCCCAATATTGTACCTTACAAAGCAGCTTGGATTGAAACGACATTCCTGCCATTATTTGTTTCGAATGTACCGTCCACAAATCGCAGCTCATATAAATCACGTGCGTCAAATTGCACGCAAGAGTCCAAATCGTGCAATTCACAATCTATTAAAGATTCACATAGTAACAGATACAGTGACAGgcaagatatattatttgataaagaaaatcaCACAATCGGTATGTATATCAACGCGGAAATCGAACAGCAAAGTGAGGTGGATAGCAGTGTTCGTGACCTTATAGCCACTAGTTTTGATGTTAATGAAAGATTTGACGAGCTCAATTCATCAACTAATATTATAGGAAAACGAATAAATAAGGAAAGTACACAAAAAGATAGCGAAGAAACTGATTCAGACGTAGTATCTTTTAGAAATagtgaaaataatgaaaatttagatATAACAATTGAAGATAATACTGATTCTCCTGAAGAGGATCGTAGTAGTTCCTATGAAGAGTCCAACGGTCATCAAGAACTATGCGCATATAATGGAGGCACCTCCAATGGG AATGGACAGTACATAACTTTGTACATCCAAATGGCCCTGTGCGAACAAACACTTGAAGAGTGGATGCGCTGTAGAATAAATACAACACCCCATGCAATAATTAGAGCGGTGTTGCAACAAATTCTTCTTGGAATTGATTATATTCACTCTCAAAAAATCGTACATCatgatataaaa ccgagtaatatatttatttcgacaTCTGGTCAACTTCAAATTCAACTAGGCGATTTCGGTTTAGCTTGTCCACAACGAAAAAACCATCACTCTATAATTGGTACTCATATGTATGCAGCACCAGAACAACTGCAGGGAATGTGTGATCCAAAG AGTGATGTCTACAGTGTAGGAATTGTCCTCACGGAGCTTTCAATTCCAACACAAACTCTGATGGAATTGAGTTCTATAATTAGCTGCTTAAAATGTGGTAACATAGAAACTCTTACCAAAGAGCGACGTAAATGG GCACAAATAATCACGCAAATGATACAAGAAGATCCCGCTGAACGGCCATCGACAAATCAACTTCTGCAGGATTTAAAGGATGATAAAGATATGTTAATAActgaattgaaaaatacggTTGTAGGTTTAGAAAAAGATcttcacgataaaaataatacgattcAAGAATTAGAAGAAACAATTGCGTTATTGAAGGAAGAAGTTAAAAAGCATCGCCAAATGCCGTTagaaaatactataaaatag